In the genome of Flavobacterium panacagri, one region contains:
- the secDF gene encoding protein translocase subunit SecDF, whose translation MQNKGLIKFFAILFALVSIYQLSFTFVANGVKSEAKAFAGDNPDKELKYLDSIGKEKVLNLGFTDFTYNEVKNKQLNKGLDLEGGINVILQISIKDVLKGLANNSKNPVFNKSLADASANLEGNKTYLNKFFEAFEANSKGTVKLASPDIFANRSLQGDGGVDFQMSDAQVQKVIKRKVDESVESAFKVLRERIDKFGVTQPNIQKLGETGRILVELPGAKDVDRIKKLLGGKAQLEFWETYKIEEIGNFLVAANEALKKTEVKKVETKTVAKDSLNALLTDDAKDSTAAKKGNNPLFDKIVGQGGGPVLGYFAPKDTAAINAYFKRPEIRVLLAADQHYAKFVWSKPTTIKDQKAKDLASAKDIEVVELYALKGNRDNNPAMSGGVVTDAKDTFDQMGKPAVSMQMNSQGAKVWEELTGRAFAQKSYIAIVLDDIVYSAPGVTSGPIAGGRSEITGSFDVAETKDLANVLNAGKLPASADIIQSTVVGPSLGQAAIDAGTISSVLGFLLVCVWMVFYYGKAGWYANLALLLNLLFLFGIMASFGFVLTLPGIAGIVLTLGTAVDANIIIYERAKEELREGKSLSEAVQASYGWHGAMRSIIDANVTHVLTGAILFIFGTGPIKGFALTLLIGIVTSLFTSIFIARIFIDRNILGKADLTFSTNITKNWFTNFHFDFIKVKKFTYIFSSIVTVVSLVSIFFVNGLDEGVDFVGGRTFQVKFEKAVDATAVSDELSAAFGTPVEAKILGDDDQLKITTKYKIKEDGVAIDEEVNQKLYAALQKYFPNTSYDKFINSYNGKTVGVLQASKVGASISEDIKTNSYWAVLGAMAVIFLYLMVSFRKWQYSLGAIAAVAHDVVFVLGVYSLCYKFMPFHMEMDQHFIAAILTVIGYSMNDTVIVFDRVREFIIGNRKGSFEDIVNASINTTLSRTLNTSLMMIIVLLTMFIFGGESIRGFIFAMLIGIIVGTYSSLFIATPVLVDTISNDEKHTIEDKHNKA comes from the coding sequence ATGCAGAATAAAGGACTTATTAAATTTTTCGCAATTCTATTTGCATTGGTAAGTATTTACCAACTATCATTCACTTTTGTGGCAAATGGCGTCAAAAGTGAAGCCAAAGCTTTTGCAGGAGATAATCCAGATAAAGAGCTGAAATATTTAGATTCTATTGGTAAAGAAAAAGTGTTAAACCTTGGTTTTACTGATTTCACTTATAATGAAGTGAAAAACAAACAGCTTAATAAAGGTCTTGACTTAGAAGGAGGAATCAACGTAATTCTTCAAATTTCTATTAAAGATGTATTAAAAGGTTTGGCTAATAATTCTAAAAATCCAGTTTTTAATAAATCATTAGCTGATGCATCTGCAAATTTAGAAGGAAACAAAACATATTTAAATAAGTTCTTTGAAGCTTTTGAGGCAAATTCAAAAGGAACTGTGAAATTGGCATCGCCAGATATTTTTGCTAACAGAAGTCTTCAAGGAGATGGAGGGGTAGATTTTCAAATGTCTGATGCTCAGGTTCAAAAAGTAATCAAAAGAAAAGTTGACGAGTCTGTAGAAAGTGCTTTTAAAGTATTAAGAGAGCGTATCGACAAATTTGGTGTTACACAACCAAACATCCAAAAATTAGGAGAAACAGGAAGAATCTTAGTGGAGCTTCCAGGTGCTAAGGATGTAGATAGAATTAAAAAATTATTAGGTGGAAAAGCTCAATTAGAGTTCTGGGAAACTTATAAAATTGAAGAAATTGGAAACTTCTTAGTTGCGGCTAACGAAGCATTAAAGAAAACTGAAGTTAAGAAAGTAGAAACTAAAACTGTTGCTAAAGATTCATTGAATGCCTTGTTGACAGATGATGCTAAAGATTCTACTGCAGCTAAAAAAGGAAACAATCCTTTATTTGACAAAATTGTTGGTCAAGGTGGTGGACCAGTTTTAGGTTATTTTGCACCAAAAGATACAGCAGCTATTAATGCTTATTTTAAAAGACCAGAAATTAGAGTTTTATTGGCAGCTGATCAACATTATGCAAAATTTGTTTGGAGTAAGCCAACTACTATAAAAGATCAAAAAGCAAAAGATTTAGCAAGTGCAAAAGATATTGAAGTTGTTGAATTATATGCTTTAAAAGGAAACAGAGACAATAACCCAGCAATGAGCGGTGGTGTTGTTACTGATGCAAAAGATACTTTTGACCAAATGGGTAAACCTGCAGTTTCTATGCAGATGAACAGCCAAGGTGCTAAAGTTTGGGAAGAATTAACAGGTAGAGCTTTTGCTCAAAAAAGTTATATTGCTATTGTTCTTGATGACATCGTATATTCTGCGCCTGGTGTTACAAGTGGTCCAATCGCTGGAGGAAGATCTGAAATTACAGGTTCTTTTGATGTTGCTGAGACTAAAGATTTAGCTAACGTATTAAATGCGGGTAAATTACCAGCTTCTGCAGATATTATTCAGTCAACAGTTGTTGGTCCATCTTTAGGACAAGCGGCTATTGATGCAGGTACAATTTCTTCTGTATTAGGATTCTTATTAGTTTGTGTTTGGATGGTGTTCTATTATGGTAAAGCAGGTTGGTATGCAAACCTTGCGTTATTATTGAACTTACTATTCTTATTCGGAATTATGGCAAGTTTTGGTTTTGTATTAACATTGCCAGGTATTGCAGGTATCGTGTTAACATTAGGTACTGCGGTAGATGCTAACATTATTATCTACGAAAGAGCAAAAGAAGAATTGCGTGAAGGAAAATCGCTTTCTGAAGCTGTTCAAGCTTCTTACGGATGGCATGGTGCAATGCGTTCTATTATTGATGCTAACGTTACTCACGTTTTAACTGGAGCGATCTTGTTTATCTTTGGAACAGGACCAATTAAAGGTTTTGCATTAACGTTATTAATCGGTATCGTAACTTCATTGTTTACTTCTATCTTTATCGCTAGAATTTTTATCGACAGAAATATTTTAGGAAAAGCAGATTTAACTTTCTCTACAAACATTACTAAAAACTGGTTTACTAATTTCCACTTTGACTTTATTAAAGTTAAAAAATTCACTTATATCTTCTCTTCTATTGTAACTGTAGTAAGTTTAGTTTCTATCTTCTTCGTTAACGGATTAGATGAAGGTGTTGATTTTGTTGGAGGAAGAACTTTCCAAGTTAAATTTGAGAAAGCAGTAGATGCTACTGCGGTTTCAGATGAATTATCTGCTGCTTTTGGTACTCCAGTTGAAGCTAAAATTTTAGGAGATGATGATCAATTAAAAATCACAACTAAATATAAAATTAAAGAAGATGGTGTCGCTATCGATGAAGAAGTAAACCAAAAATTATACGCTGCTTTACAGAAATATTTCCCAAATACTTCTTATGATAAATTTATCAACTCTTATAATGGTAAAACAGTTGGGGTATTGCAAGCATCTAAAGTTGGAGCTTCTATCTCTGAGGATATCAAGACAAACTCATACTGGGCAGTTCTTGGAGCAATGGCAGTTATTTTCTTATACTTAATGGTGTCTTTCCGTAAATGGCAGTATTCATTAGGTGCGATTGCAGCTGTTGCGCACGACGTTGTGTTTGTATTAGGAGTTTATTCATTATGTTATAAATTCATGCCTTTCCACATGGAAATGGATCAGCACTTTATTGCTGCGATCTTGACTGTAATTGGTTACTCAATGAACGATACTGTAATTGTATTTGACAGGGTTAGAGAGTTTATCATCGGAAACCGTAAAGGAAGTTTTGAAGATATCGTAAATGCTTCTATTAATACTACATTATCAAGAACATTGAATACTTCATTAATGATGATCATTGTATTATTAACAATGTTTATCTTTGGTGGAGAATCTATCAGAGGATTCATCTTTGCAATGTTAATCGGTATTATTGTGGGTACTTATTCTTCATTATTTATCGCAACTCCAGTATTGGTTGATACGATTTCAAATGATGAAAAACATACAATTGAAGACAAACACAATAAGGCATAA
- a CDS encoding acyloxyacyl hydrolase, with protein MSQKWIFFIILLFTLMRFKAQEINNKGRIGVNYGFGREFNNKDYTFTNRFYKVQLYYKLKETGSFQYEVLIQPEVNFGKHQLLNLYFVKPEVFNFEQKRIEYMRLKNVNEYVLNIGFLVRKPISKIFSCYALGSIGPMLADAETERMSKGFAFADVFAVGFTLDYKELQFDVRPSLRHVSNAGLGSSNAGYNSKNIEFGISCQL; from the coding sequence ATGAGTCAAAAATGGATATTCTTTATTATTTTATTATTTACTCTGATGCGGTTTAAAGCGCAGGAGATTAATAACAAAGGTAGAATAGGTGTGAATTATGGTTTTGGAAGAGAATTCAATAATAAGGATTACACATTTACAAATCGTTTTTATAAAGTGCAGTTGTATTATAAACTTAAAGAAACTGGAAGTTTTCAATATGAAGTTTTAATACAGCCAGAGGTTAATTTCGGAAAACATCAATTGCTTAATTTGTATTTTGTAAAACCTGAAGTATTCAATTTTGAGCAGAAACGTATTGAATATATGAGGCTGAAGAATGTTAATGAATATGTTCTTAATATTGGTTTTCTTGTTAGAAAGCCCATTAGTAAGATTTTTTCTTGTTATGCGTTGGGAAGTATTGGTCCGATGCTTGCAGATGCTGAAACAGAACGTATGTCTAAAGGTTTTGCCTTTGCGGATGTTTTTGCTGTTGGATTTACTCTTGATTATAAGGAATTACAATTTGATGTTCGTCCTAGTCTGCGTCATGTTTCTAATGCAGGATTAGGAAGTTCAAATGCGGGCTATAATTCAAAAAATATTGAGTTTGGTATTTCGTGCCAATTATAA
- the lgt gene encoding prolipoprotein diacylglyceryl transferase has product MTHALNFVWNPSEGINLGFFMIRYYSLMFVIAFLLGWFLMKKIFQRENESIEKLDSLFVWTVLATLIGARLGHVFFYDWEYFRNHLIEIVLPIKESETETLFGFIKGWEFTGFQGLASHGAAISIIVAMYYYSKKILKRSLLWILDRIVIPVASGAIFVRLGNFFNSEIIGNETTSAFGIRFLHDAINKNEAVQKTGIADPKEAYNAIATNPKFANLLAEVPARHPAQLYEAFSYIFVFAILYFLYWKTNTRLKSGYLFGLFLVLLFVVRFIVEFVKESQGGIEKNLGYFSTGQWLSIPFIIIGLFFMIRAQRNPLAES; this is encoded by the coding sequence ATGACACACGCCTTAAATTTTGTTTGGAATCCTTCGGAAGGAATAAATCTAGGATTTTTTATGATTCGTTATTACAGCTTAATGTTTGTAATTGCCTTTCTTTTAGGTTGGTTTTTAATGAAAAAGATTTTCCAAAGAGAAAATGAATCAATAGAAAAATTAGATTCCTTATTTGTTTGGACAGTACTTGCTACTTTAATCGGAGCGCGTTTAGGCCATGTTTTCTTTTATGATTGGGAATATTTTAGAAATCATTTAATTGAAATCGTTTTACCAATTAAAGAAAGCGAAACCGAAACTCTTTTTGGCTTTATCAAAGGATGGGAATTTACAGGTTTCCAAGGATTAGCTAGTCACGGAGCAGCAATTTCTATTATTGTTGCAATGTATTATTATAGTAAAAAGATTTTAAAACGTTCGCTTTTATGGATTTTGGATCGTATTGTAATCCCTGTTGCAAGCGGTGCTATTTTTGTACGTTTAGGTAATTTCTTTAACTCAGAAATTATTGGCAACGAAACAACATCTGCGTTCGGAATTCGTTTTTTACATGATGCAATCAACAAAAATGAAGCTGTACAAAAAACAGGAATCGCCGATCCAAAAGAAGCATACAATGCTATTGCTACAAACCCAAAGTTTGCTAATTTACTAGCAGAAGTCCCTGCAAGGCATCCAGCACAATTATACGAAGCGTTCTCTTACATTTTTGTATTTGCCATTTTATATTTCTTATACTGGAAAACAAATACAAGGCTTAAGTCTGGCTATTTATTTGGATTATTTTTAGTTCTTTTGTTTGTAGTTCGATTTATTGTTGAATTTGTAAAAGAAAGCCAAGGGGGAATCGAAAAGAACTTAGGTTATTTTTCTACAGGACAATGGCTGAGTATTCCATTCATTATCATCGGATTATTCTTCATGATTAGAGCGCAAAGAAATCCTTTGGCCGAATCCTAA
- the yidD gene encoding membrane protein insertion efficiency factor YidD has protein sequence MLSKILIYPFVLLVRFYQTAISPFTPASCRFEPTCSTYMIQALQMHGLFYGGFLGIKRILSCHPWGRSGYDPVPEKKCNHKH, from the coding sequence ATGTTATCCAAAATTCTAATATACCCTTTTGTACTCTTAGTGCGTTTTTATCAAACTGCAATTTCCCCGTTTACTCCGGCGTCTTGCAGATTTGAACCCACCTGCTCTACTTACATGATACAGGCTTTACAAATGCATGGATTGTTTTATGGCGGTTTTTTAGGAATTAAACGCATTTTGAGTTGTCATCCTTGGGGAAGAAGCGGTTATGACCCTGTACCAGAAAAGAAATGCAATCACAAACATTAA
- the cysS gene encoding cysteine--tRNA ligase translates to MPLYSSQPLKIYNSLSGEKEDFKPIHDGNVGMYVCGPTVYSNVHLGNVRTFMSFDVIFRYFLHLDYKVRYVRNITDVGHIVDDVDEGEDKIAKKARLEQLEPMEVVQRYTVDFHNILKAFNFLPPSIEPTATGHIIEQIEIIKKIIDKGIGYVANGSVYFDVVKYNETNNYGILSGRNIDDMLANTRDLDGQSDKRNPQDFALWKKAEPEHIMRWPSPWSDGFPGWHLECTAMSTKYLGNHFDIHGGGMDLKFPHHECEIAQNEACTGQAPVNYWMHANMLTLNGKKMAKSTGNNILPGEILSGDNNILSKPFSASVTRFFMLQAHYRSILDFSDDAIVAAEKGYKRLMEAVEALPNITAGNTSSIDFAAWKQLCYDAMNDDFNTPILIAQLFEAVRYINLLKDGKETISTADLADFTTAVKAFVFDVLGLNDEKNADGDNDKLEGVVNMLIGMRNQARADKNFALSDQIRDQLIALGIQLKDGKEGTSFSIQ, encoded by the coding sequence ATGCCACTATATAGCAGTCAACCCTTAAAAATATACAATTCACTATCTGGTGAAAAAGAAGATTTCAAACCCATCCATGATGGAAATGTTGGAATGTATGTTTGCGGCCCTACCGTATATAGTAATGTTCACTTAGGAAATGTTAGAACTTTTATGTCTTTTGATGTAATCTTTAGATATTTTCTTCATCTGGATTATAAAGTTCGTTATGTTCGTAATATTACTGACGTGGGGCATATCGTAGATGACGTTGATGAAGGTGAAGATAAAATTGCTAAAAAAGCACGTTTAGAGCAATTGGAACCCATGGAAGTAGTACAGCGTTATACTGTAGATTTTCATAATATTCTTAAAGCTTTCAACTTCTTGCCTCCAAGTATTGAACCAACTGCTACTGGACATATTATTGAGCAAATCGAAATCATCAAAAAAATAATTGATAAAGGCATTGGATATGTTGCTAACGGATCTGTGTATTTTGATGTTGTAAAATACAACGAAACTAATAATTATGGCATCCTAAGCGGTAGAAATATCGATGATATGCTTGCCAACACACGTGATCTTGACGGACAATCTGACAAAAGAAACCCACAGGATTTTGCACTTTGGAAAAAAGCCGAGCCAGAACACATTATGAGATGGCCTTCGCCTTGGAGTGATGGTTTCCCTGGATGGCATTTAGAATGTACCGCTATGAGCACCAAGTATCTTGGAAATCATTTTGATATTCACGGAGGTGGAATGGACTTAAAATTTCCTCATCACGAATGTGAAATTGCTCAAAATGAAGCTTGTACTGGTCAAGCTCCGGTAAATTACTGGATGCATGCCAATATGCTGACTTTAAATGGAAAGAAAATGGCTAAATCGACTGGAAATAATATCTTACCAGGCGAAATCCTTAGCGGTGATAACAATATCTTAAGCAAACCGTTTTCCGCGTCTGTGACACGGTTCTTTATGCTTCAGGCACATTACAGAAGTATTTTGGATTTTTCTGACGATGCTATTGTTGCTGCTGAAAAAGGCTATAAAAGATTAATGGAAGCTGTTGAGGCTTTACCAAACATTACAGCTGGAAATACAAGCTCTATTGATTTTGCAGCATGGAAACAACTTTGCTACGATGCAATGAATGATGATTTCAACACGCCGATTTTAATTGCACAATTATTTGAAGCTGTTCGTTACATTAATTTATTAAAAGATGGCAAAGAAACTATTTCCACAGCTGATTTAGCAGATTTTACAACAGCAGTAAAAGCATTTGTATTTGATGTTTTAGGTCTTAATGACGAGAAAAATGCTGATGGTGATAATGACAAATTAGAAGGTGTAGTAAATATGCTTATTGGAATGAGAAACCAAGCCAGAGCAGACAAAAACTTCGCGCTTTCTGATCAAATTAGAGATCAATTAATTGCTTTAGGAATTCAGCTAAAAGACGGAAAAGAAGGAACTTCATTTAGCATACAATAA
- the folE gene encoding GTP cyclohydrolase I FolE, translated as MINNEDFLDEIGDSHFSSNAKNPLRADAFDITDEEKIEKIKKDVENILQTLGMDLTDDSIKGTPNRVAKMFVKEIFGGLNPAKQPKASTFDNNYKYGEMLVEKNITVYSTCEHHLLPIIGRAHVAYISSGRVIGLSKMNRIVEYYAKRPQVQERLTMQIVQELQKALGTEDVACVIDAKHLCVNSRGIKDIESSTVTSEFGGKFKDPQTKREFLDYIKLDTQF; from the coding sequence ATGATAAATAACGAAGATTTTTTAGACGAAATTGGTGACAGTCACTTCAGCAGTAATGCAAAAAACCCTTTAAGAGCAGATGCTTTTGATATCACTGACGAAGAAAAAATAGAAAAAATAAAAAAAGATGTTGAAAACATTCTGCAGACTCTTGGAATGGATTTGACAGACGACAGCATCAAAGGAACTCCAAACCGAGTTGCAAAAATGTTTGTAAAAGAGATTTTTGGAGGTTTAAACCCAGCAAAACAGCCAAAAGCTTCAACTTTTGACAACAACTACAAATACGGAGAAATGCTTGTAGAGAAAAACATCACTGTTTATTCTACTTGTGAACACCACTTATTACCAATCATCGGGCGCGCACATGTAGCTTACATTTCAAGCGGAAGAGTTATTGGTTTATCCAAAATGAACCGTATTGTTGAATATTATGCTAAAAGACCACAGGTACAAGAGCGTTTGACAATGCAGATTGTTCAAGAACTCCAAAAAGCCTTAGGGACAGAAGATGTTGCCTGCGTTATTGATGCAAAACATCTTTGTGTAAATTCAAGGGGAATTAAAGATATCGAAAGCAGTACAGTAACATCTGAATTCGGTGGAAAATTTAAAGATCCACAAACAAAAAGAGAATTTCTTGATTACATTAAACTAGACACTCAGTTTTAA
- a CDS encoding pyridoxal phosphate-dependent aminotransferase: MPTISHKGRNMPESPIRKLAPFADLAKKKGHKVYHLNIGQPDIKTPEVAIEAVKNIDLTLIEYSPSAGYESYRKKLAQFYQRQNVNVNTEDIIVTTGGSEALLFALATITDPGDEIIIPEPFYANYHAFASSTSATVVPLVSTIETAFALPSIEEVEKLITPKTKAILICNPGNPTGYLYSEAEIKQLASLIKKHDLYLIADEVYREFLYDGDDVHFSVMNLEHVQQNVIMVDSVSKRYSMCGARIGCLVTKNKEVLATVMKFAQARLSPPTIEQIACEAAIDTPQSYFDEVIAEYKERRNTLIAELNKIDGVIVTKPKGAFYCIAELPIENSDDFAQWLLESYNLNGETVMIAPAKGFYSTPGMGLNQVRIAYVLNKQDLITAVNILKEALLVYNNR, translated from the coding sequence ATGCCAACAATTTCACACAAAGGCAGAAACATGCCTGAATCTCCGATACGCAAGCTGGCTCCTTTTGCTGATTTAGCAAAGAAAAAAGGACACAAGGTGTATCACTTAAACATTGGTCAACCGGATATCAAGACACCGGAAGTGGCCATCGAGGCGGTAAAAAATATTGATTTGACTCTTATAGAATACAGTCCGTCTGCCGGATATGAAAGCTATAGAAAAAAATTAGCACAATTTTACCAGCGCCAAAATGTAAACGTTAACACAGAAGACATCATTGTAACAACTGGTGGTTCTGAAGCCTTACTATTTGCGCTGGCCACAATTACAGATCCAGGAGATGAAATCATTATTCCGGAACCTTTTTATGCTAATTATCATGCCTTTGCATCTTCAACAAGTGCAACTGTTGTTCCGTTAGTTTCTACTATCGAAACTGCTTTTGCATTACCAAGCATCGAAGAAGTGGAAAAACTAATTACACCTAAAACAAAAGCCATTCTGATTTGCAATCCTGGAAATCCGACTGGATATTTATATTCTGAAGCAGAAATTAAGCAATTAGCGAGTCTAATTAAAAAACACGATTTATATCTAATTGCTGATGAAGTATATCGCGAATTTTTATATGACGGAGATGATGTACATTTTTCTGTAATGAATCTAGAACATGTACAGCAAAATGTAATCATGGTCGATTCTGTTTCTAAACGTTACAGTATGTGTGGCGCAAGAATTGGCTGTCTGGTTACGAAAAACAAAGAAGTTCTAGCAACAGTAATGAAATTTGCTCAAGCCCGTTTGAGTCCGCCAACCATTGAACAAATTGCCTGTGAAGCTGCAATAGACACTCCTCAAAGTTACTTTGACGAAGTTATTGCAGAATACAAAGAACGACGCAATACTTTGATTGCAGAATTAAATAAAATTGACGGAGTTATTGTTACCAAACCAAAAGGTGCTTTTTATTGCATTGCAGAATTACCAATAGAAAACTCAGATGATTTTGCACAGTGGCTTTTAGAAAGCTACAATTTAAATGGCGAAACCGTAATGATTGCACCGGCAAAAGGTTTTTATTCGACACCAGGAATGGGATTAAATCAGGTTCGTATTGCTTATGTTCTAAACAAACAAGATTTAATTACAGCCGTAAACATCTTAAAAGAAGCTTTATTGGTTTATAATAATAGATAA
- a CDS encoding PDZ domain-containing protein: MKKYIVLFFGLFLPFLLFGQGDFLLQNNAAKATVPFKLINNLIFIPIKVNGIELNFLLDSGVEETILFSMEEKQEVSFNNVEKIKLRGLGSEEEIEGLKSTKNILETHGLKSSDHMVYIILDQSFNLSSHIGIPVNGIIGHKFFKNNLVEINYQKKKIIVHAKNNKFQEKLDKKFRKIPITIERSKPYLITTATVNNVQVPAKLLIDIGNSDAFWIFENDKIKLPDRNFPDFLGKGFSGDIEGHRAKIDKFSIDEFDFKKPIVSFPDSISIRNVKMVPGRIGSVGGEVLKRFTLVLDYKNKELYLKRNSKFGEPFTYNKSGITVQHNGLQWVQETVNMETVRVASSIDEIQERERNNNNFKYKFALKPVYEIVNVRKNSAAEKCGLRKGDIIVSINKIQPYRYTLQQINNLLKSEDDVWINLEVERNSLVLKFRFKLEDEL, from the coding sequence ATGAAAAAATATATAGTATTGTTTTTTGGGTTATTCTTACCTTTTTTGCTTTTTGGACAAGGCGATTTTTTATTACAAAACAATGCAGCTAAGGCTACAGTGCCCTTTAAATTGATTAATAACCTTATTTTTATTCCGATAAAAGTTAACGGAATAGAACTTAATTTTCTATTAGATTCTGGTGTCGAAGAAACTATTTTATTCAGCATGGAAGAAAAGCAGGAAGTAAGCTTTAATAATGTTGAAAAAATCAAACTCCGTGGATTAGGAAGTGAAGAAGAAATTGAAGGTTTGAAGTCCACCAAAAATATTTTAGAAACTCATGGCCTAAAATCTAGTGACCATATGGTTTATATTATTTTGGATCAAAGTTTTAATTTGTCTTCTCATATCGGAATTCCTGTTAATGGAATTATTGGACATAAATTCTTTAAAAATAATTTGGTTGAAATTAATTATCAAAAAAAGAAAATTATAGTTCATGCCAAGAATAATAAATTTCAAGAAAAGCTAGACAAGAAATTTAGAAAGATTCCGATAACTATAGAAAGATCAAAACCTTATTTAATAACCACAGCGACGGTCAACAATGTACAAGTACCTGCAAAACTGCTAATTGATATAGGAAACAGTGATGCTTTTTGGATTTTTGAGAATGATAAGATTAAACTTCCAGATCGAAACTTTCCAGACTTTTTAGGAAAAGGATTTAGCGGTGATATTGAAGGACACCGAGCTAAAATCGATAAATTTTCTATTGATGAATTTGATTTTAAGAAACCCATTGTATCCTTTCCCGATTCCATTTCTATTAGAAATGTAAAGATGGTTCCAGGGCGTATCGGCTCAGTTGGAGGAGAAGTTCTTAAGCGCTTTACTTTAGTTTTGGACTATAAAAATAAAGAATTATATTTAAAGAGAAACAGCAAGTTTGGAGAACCTTTTACTTACAATAAAAGTGGTATTACAGTACAGCATAATGGATTGCAATGGGTCCAGGAAACGGTTAATATGGAGACAGTCCGAGTAGCATCTTCAATTGACGAAATACAGGAGAGAGAAAGAAATAACAATAATTTTAAGTATAAATTTGCTCTTAAACCGGTCTATGAAATTGTTAATGTAAGAAAGAATTCTGCAGCAGAAAAATGCGGTCTTCGTAAAGGAGATATTATTGTAAGCATAAATAAAATACAGCCTTACAGATACACTTTACAGCAGATAAACAATCTACTAAAATCAGAAGATGATGTATGGATAAACTTGGAAGTGGAACGTAATAGTTTAGTGTTGAAATTCAGGTTTAAATTAGAAGATGAGCTTTAA